A portion of the Punica granatum isolate Tunisia-2019 chromosome 7, ASM765513v2, whole genome shotgun sequence genome contains these proteins:
- the LOC116215116 gene encoding probable serine/threonine-protein kinase PBL21, with protein sequence MSCFSCISSRRKDVSRIEIDNGVRSSTRCSADSSGSGRRRGSRSGNRKGGTSPKGAAARSFTFRELATATRNFKEVNLIGEGGFGKVYKGRLETGEVVAIKQLNHDGLQGFQEFIVEVLMLSLLHHPNLVTLIGYCTDGDQRLLVYEYMPMGSLEDHLFDLEPDQMPLSWSTRIKIAVGAARGLEYLHCKANPPVIYRDLKSANILLDNDFNPKLSDFGLAKLGPVGDNTHVSTRVMGTYGYCAPEYAMSGKLTLKSDIYSFGVVLLELITGRKAIDCSRKPGEQNLIAWSRPFLKDRRKFIQLADPLLQGRFPLRCLHHAIAITAMCLQEQPTFRPLIGDIVVALEYLASQGSSSPESRRAGTRSPGHARSPLH encoded by the exons ATGAGCTGCTTCTCTTGCATTAGCTCTCGGCGTAAAGATGTTAGCAGGATTGAAATCGACAATGGCGTTCGATCTAGCACCCGCTGCTCAGCTGATTCCTCAG GAAGTGGGAGGAGAAGAGGGTCCAGGAGTGGGAACAGAAAAGGCGGGACAAGCCCAAAAGGAGCGGCAGCCCGTAGCTTCACGTTTAGGGAGCTTGCGACTGCTACAAGGAATTTTAAGGAAGTGAATTTGATTGGGGAAGGGGGTTTCGGGAAGGTCTACAAGGGCCGACTGGAAACTGGGGAG GTCGTTGCGATCAAGCAGCTCAATCATGACGGGCTTCAGGGGTTCCAGGAGTTCATCGTGGAAGTTCTCATGTTGAGCCTTTTACACCACCCGAATCTCGTCACTTTGATCGGTTATTGTACCGATGGAGATCAGAGACTGCTGGTTTATGAATACATGCCGATGGGTAGTCTAGAAGACCATCTATTCG ATCTCGAGCCTGATCAGATGCCTCTGAGTTGGAGCACCCGTATAAAGATTGCTGTCGGGGCTGCCCGAGGCCTCGAGTACCTCCACTGCAAGGCAAATCCGCCTGTTATCTACCGTGACTTGAAGTCTGCAAATATCTTGCTTGATAATGATTTCAACCCGAAACTCTCAGATTTTGGGCTTGCCAAACTGGGCCCAGTGGGAGACAACACCCATGTTTCCACAAGAGTGATGGGGACTTACGGTTACTGTGCCCCAGAGTACGCCATGAGCGGGAAGTTGACCCTCAAGTCCGATATCTACAGCTTCGGTGTTGTCCTTCTAGAGCTGATCACGGGACGAAAGGCAATAGACTGCTCAAGAAAGCCTGGAGAGCAAAACTTGATTGCCTGG TCTCGGCCGTTTCTCAAGGATCGAAGGAAGTTCATCCAACTCGCGGATCCTCTCCTCCAAGGCCGGTTCCCACTGCGTTGTCTCCACCACGCGATAGCGATCACCGCAATGTGCCTTCAGGAACAGCCCACTTTCCGCCCTCTGATCGGCGACATAGTAGTAGCCCTCGAGTACCTGGCCTCACAGGGCAGCAGCAGTCCAGAGTCCCGGAGAGCCGGGACCCGGAGCCCGGGCCACGCCCGTTCGCCCTTGCACTAG
- the LOC116215121 gene encoding putative pentatricopeptide repeat-containing protein At5g43820, with the protein MLRNLTLRNWYGFCHYASMQHTLMPHPSSMAYSSVISDDDPANNSYKRQPYVDEKDILNELSDLLAVPQGIPVPYLFKVSHATTSTPQPRAVDMFLSPEEKLRGVFLQKLKGRTAIECALNNAGIDLTEDIIARVVNKGNLGGEAMVIFFRWAIRHPSIKQDTDCYNLIIKALGRRKYFDYMEKMLCEMGSNGIRPSLVTLSIVLDSFLRARHVSKAIEFFGRLGGFGWEPNTETLNVLLQCLCQRFHVGAANRFLNSVKDRIPFNATTYNTIISGWSKSGRVGEIKRVLEGMSADGFSPDFFTFSYLIEGFGRAGQIDEAVEIFSGVKEKCCGVDVSVYNAIITNFAMVGDFDSCMTYYKNMLSEKCDPNVDTYTNLISAFLKARKVADALEMFDEMLSRELVPSTGIITSFVEPLCSYGPPYAAMMIYKKAKKAGCKISLTAYKSLLMRLSRFGKCGMMLNLWEEMQESGHSSDIEVYEYIINGLCNIGQLDNAVLVMDESLRKGFCPSRLIWSKLNNKLMASNQVEKAYKLFLKIKDARRHENARRYWRANGWHF; encoded by the coding sequence ATGTTAAGGAATCTCACCCTAAGAAACTGGTATGGTTTCTGTCATTATGCATCAATGCAGCATACTCTTATGCCGCACCCTTCATCAATGGCCTACTCTAGCGTGATATCTGATGACGATCCAGCCAATAACTCCTATAAACGTCAACCTTATGTTGATGAAAAAGACATTCTCAATGAACTCTCTGATTTGCTTGCAGTTCCTCAGGGCATTCCTGTTCCCTATCTTTTTAAAGTTAGTCACGCCACTACTAGTACACCACAACCTAGAGCTGTCGATATGTTTCTATCTCCCGAAGAGAAACTGCGTGGGGTTTTTCTTCAAAAGCTTAAAGGCAGGACTGCAATAGAATGTGCTTTAAATAATGCTGGCATTGATTTGACCGAGGATATTATTGCCAGAGTAGTCAATAAAGGGAATCTTGGAGGTGAGGCAAtggttatttttttcagatggGCGATTAGACATCCTTCAATTAAGCAGGATACTGACTGCTATAATCTAATCATCAAAGCTTTGGGCAggagaaaatattttgattatatGGAGAAAATGTTGTGCGAAATGGGATCAAATGGTATAAGGCCCAGTTTAGTTACCCTGTCGATTGTTTTGGACAGCTTTCTCAGAGCTCGACATGTGAGTAAAGCAATAGAGTTTTTTGGAAGGCTGGGAGGGTTTGGGTGGGAACCTAATACAGAGACCTTAAATGTGCTTTTGCAATGTCTGTGCCAGCGTTTCCATGTGGGTGCTGCTAACCGTTTTCTGAATTCAGTAAAAGATAGAATTCCGTTTAATGCAACAACTTACAACACTATCATCAGTGGTTGGTCCAAATCTGGTAGAGTAGGTGAAATCAAGAGGGTCTTGGAGGGGATGTCAGCAGATGGATTCAGTCCAgacttttttacttttagttACCTCATTGAGGGTTTTGGGAGAGCCGGTCAGATTGATGAAGCTGTGGAGATTTTCAGTGGTGTGAAGGAGAAATGCTGCGGGGTAGATGTGAGTGTCTACAATGCAATAATAACTAATTTTGCAATGGTCGGAGATTTTGATTCATGCATGACATATTACAAGAATATGTTGAGTGAGAAATGTGATCCCAATGTTGATACTTATACCAATTTGATCTCTGCTTTTCTTAAAGCTAGAAAAGTGGCTGATGCATTGGAAATGTTTGATGAGATGTTGAGTCGTGAGCTTGTACCTAGCACAGGGATCATAACCTCGTTTGTCGAACCTCTATGTAGTTATGGTCCTCCTTATGCTGCCATGATGATTTACAAGAAAGCCAAAAAGGCTGGCTGTAAGATATCTCTGACTGCTTACAAGTCATTGCTCATGCGGCTATCTCGATTTGGTAAATGCGGGATGATGTTAAATCTGTGGGAGGAAATGCAGGAGTCAGGCCATTCTTCTGATATTGAagtttatgaatatataattaatggtCTTTGCAACATAGGCCAGCTAGATAATGCAGTGCTCGTAATGGATGAATCTCTGCGAAAAGGATTCTGCCCCAGCAGGCTTATATGGAGCAAACTGAATAACAAGTTAATGGCTTCCAACCAAGTAGAGAAGGCTTACAAGCTTTTCTTGAAGATAAAAGATGCACGGAGACATGAAAATGCTCGGAGATATTGGCGTGCTAATGGTTGGCATTTTTGA
- the LOC116215117 gene encoding epidermal growth factor receptor substrate 15-like 1 codes for MDLFEAFFKSADLDGDGRISGAEAVAFFQGSNLPKHVLAQIWMHADQRQTGFLGRPEFYNALRLVTVAQSKRELTPEIVKAALYGPAAAKIPPPQINLPAKPAPYSSQPSAASAGQMAPPALPSSQAPNAAQNQQYFPPQHTQSPRPPQSMPVAPSVRPPQPNSAPAFPRGSMVGPILPNANVSNNWASGMSGGAPRGPVGMNQAPTGPVRPQSPVTSLSQPMISNSKALVVSGNGPAPSSGFGNDLFSANPSQPKPEPSVPSPSVNSVPATPPVSGGPQTSDKPNPLDSLGSFLRGPTSGQPPRPQTPASSSLQVSPQGSASTSFGAPAISAAGGNSTSNTSQMPWPKMKVADVQKYTKVFMEVDTDRDGKITGEQARNLFLSWRLPREILKQVWDLSDQDNDSMLSVREFCFALYLMERYREGRPLPSALPSNVMYDETLLNMTGAPKVPYGNAAWGPAPSPGFGPQQGMPGARPMAPGPRPPRPPMQFPQADGAKTGQRDLSATVLGDSFLNQTDGVDQSDSNLQEATATGKKVEEKIILDSKEKLEFYRTKMQDLVLFKSRCDNKLNEITERAIADKREAELLAKKYEEKYKQVAEIASKLTVEEATFRDIQERRMELQQAIVKMEQGGSADGILQVRADRIQSDLDELMRGLVDRCKKLSIDVKPTALIVLPGGWHPGIQEGAAVWDEEWDKFEDEGFGNELSFGEKAKSTPVQRNVASPENGSPADLFSNDDGKHSSPFSGVEQAFDSESLYNNSEDGSGRSPHGSPLGRTTPESPSRAFSDPHFEKSSEGDADTHRSFDDSNWGTFGNNDDVDSVWGFNTKDSTSYSFGDSDFGVKPINTGSPSSDSNAFPTRSPFFEDSVPPTPASKFGDSSPRYSEAGDSYFDNLSRFDSFRTTSDAGGFFSSSQPDRFTRFDSISSSKDFSQPDRFTRFDSISSSKDSGGHSRGFSSFDDNDPFGASGPFKVSSETPKKSSDNWNAF; via the exons ATGGACCTATTCGAGGCCTTCTTCAAGAGTGCGGATTTGGACGGCGATGGCAGGATCAGTGGAGCTGAAGCCGTCGCCTTCTTCCAAGGATCCAACCTTCCCAAACACGTCCTCGCTCAG ATATGGATGCATGCCGATCAGCGTCAGACTGGCTTCCTTGGTCGGCCGGAGTTTTATAATGCTCTCAGACTTGTGACTGTGGCACAGAGTAAAAGGGAATTGACACCTGAAATAGTGAAGGCCGCTTTATATGGTCCGGCTGCAGCTAAAATTCCTCCGCCACAAATTAATCTTCCTGCCAAACCTGCACCTTATTCAAGCCAACCATCTGCTGCGTCTGCTGGACAAATGGCCCCCCCGGCTTTGCCATCATCTCAAGCACCTAATGCAGCTCAGAACCAACAGTACTTTCCTCCTCAACACACTCAGTCACCGAGACCGCCTCAAAGCATGCCGGTTGCTCCTTCAGTTCGTCCACCACAGCCTAATTCAGCTCCAGCTTTTCCTAGGGGTAGTATGGTGGGCCCTATTTTGCCCAATGCTAATGTTTCCAATAATTGGGCTAGTGGAATGTCTGGTGGAGCTCCAAGAGGACCTGTAGGGATGAATCAAGCACCGACAGGACCTGTAAGGCCACAATCTCCGGTTACTTCGCTGTCACAACCGATGATTAGCAACTCTAAAGCATTGGTTGTTTCTGGCAATGGCCCTGCTCCGAGTTCAGGTTTTGGAAACGATCTATTTTCTGCCAACCCATCTCAACCAAAACCAGAACCTTCTGTGCCTTCTCCTTCCGTCAACAGTGTACCTGCCACTCCTCCAGTTTCTGGTGGTCCACAGACATCGGATAAGCCCAATCCACTAGATTCGTTAGGTTCATTTTTAAGAGGCCCTACCAGTGGTCAGCCTCCACGGCCGCAGACACCGGCGAGCTCGAGCCTGCAGGTTTCCCCCCAAGGTTCTGCTTCTACCTCATTTGGTGCCCCTGCCATTTCAGCTGCTGGGGGGAATTCTACTTCTAACACTTCCCAGATGCCTTGGCCGAAGATGAAAGTTGCTGATGTTCAGAAGTACACGAAGGTTTTTATGGAAGTTGACACGGACAGGGATGGGAAAATTACTGGAGAGCAGGCTAGGAATCTGTTCTTAAGTTGGAGACTACCAAGAG AGATTTTAAAGCAGGTGTGGGACTTATCCGATCAGGACAATGACAGCATGCTTTCTGTGAGGGAATTTTGCTTTGCTTTGTATTTGATGGAGCGCTACAGGGAAGGCCGTCCTCTTCCCTCGGCACTTCCTAGTAATGTTATGTACGACGAGACACTGTTGAACATGACAGGTGCTCCAAAAGTTCCTTATGGAAATGCTGCTTGGGGCCCGGCTCCAAGTCCTG GTTTTGGGCCACAGCAAGGGATGCCCGGTGCTAGACCAATGGCTCCTGGTCCGAGACCTCCGAGGCCACCAATGCAGTTTCCGCAAGCTGATGGCGCCAAAACTGGTCAACGAGATTTGAGTGCCACAGTCTTGGGGGATTCATTTTTGAATCAAACGGATGGTGTGGATCAGTCTGATTCCAATCTTCAAGAGGCGACAGCTACGGGAAAAAAG GTTGAAGAAAAGATAATTTTGGATTCCAAGGAGAAGCTTGAGTTCTACCGCACAAAAATGCAAGATCTT GTTCTATTTAAGAGCAGATGCGACAACAAGCTGAATGAGATTACTGAGAGGGCAATTGCAGATAAACGAGAA GCTGAGTTACTTGCCAAAAAGTATGAAGAGAAGTACAAGCAAGTCGCTGAAATAGCATCTAAATTGACTGTTGAGGAGGCAACGTTTCGGGACATTCAG GAGAGGAGGATGGAGTTGCAGCAGGCCATTGTTAAGATGGAACAAGGCGGCAGTGCTGATGGTATTCTTCAG GTCCGAGCTGATCGTATTCAATCGGATCTTGACGAGCTAATGAGGGGTCTAGTTGATCGCTGTAAGAAACTCAGCATAGATGTCAAACCGACAGCATTGATTGTGCTCCCTGGTG GCTGGCATCCTGGTATTCAAGAGGGAGCTGCTGTTTGGGATGAAGAATGGGACAAGTTTGAAGATGAAG GGTTCGGCAATGAGCTCTCTTTCGGCGAGAAAGCAAAATCTACTCCTGTGCAGAGAAATGTTGCTTCTCCAGAGAATGGCTCTCCCGCCGATTTATTTTCAAACGATGATGGAAAGCATTCTAGCCCTTTCAGTGGGGTAGAACAGGCTTTCGATAGTGAATCCTTGTATAACAACAGCGAAGATGGCTCAGGAAGAAGCCCTCATGGGAGCCCACTAGGAAGGACTACTCCAGAGAGTCCATCCCGAGCTTTCTCTGATCCCCATTTTGAAAAGAGTTCTGAAGGAGATGCAGATACTCACAG GAGTTTTGATGATTCAAACTGGGGCACCTTTGGCAATAACGATGATGTGGATTCCGTCTGGGGTTTCAATACCAAG GATTCAACTTCCTACTCCTTCGGAGATAGTGACTTTGGTGTGAAGCCGATAAATACAGGTTCTCCATCTTCCGATAGTAATGCCTTTCCAACGAGGAGTCCATTCTTCGAGGACTCTGTCCCCCCAACCCCTGCCTCCAAGTTCGGGGACTCCTCCCCAAGGTACAGTGAGGCAGGGGATAGCTACTTCGACAACTTGTCAAGGTTTGATTCCTTCAGAACAACATCCGATGCTGGTGgattcttctcctcctcccaGCCCGATAGGTTCACGAGATTCGACTCCATCAGCAGTAGCAAGGACTTCTCCCAGCCTGACAGGTTCACGAGGTTCGATTCCATTAGCAGTTCCAAGGACTCTGGTGGCCACAGCCGTGGGTTCTCTTCCTTCGATGACAACGACCCCTTCGGAGCTTCTGGACCCTTTAAGGTCTCTTCCGAGACCCCAAAGAAGAGTTCAGACAACTGGAATGCATTTTAA
- the LOC116215123 gene encoding uncharacterized protein At5g43822, producing the protein MDAIVKKYQQKFRKAREEMDRWGELQARLVSQYRNALSIIERLPVIQESKNYGSLSCVDGIVEAVVGKQMESLEIILLSLNKTLEEFRGIVLSLEKILRDSRQLVKAGSGQLTVKQLQQRIGVKPTLQDCLDGLMLLRDMHQSEYILKSSIVSALPTLILRPRVGDLGALQQLLIDQPNIPKEEVEFIYDIIFAEDIC; encoded by the exons ATGGACGCGATAGTGAAGAAGTACCAACAGAAGTTTAGGAAGGCCAGGGAGGAGATGGACCGATGGGGGGAGCTCCAAGCTCGGCTGGTCTCCCAGTACAGGAACGCCTTGTCGATCATCGAGAGACTGCCG GTTATTCAAGAGAGTAAAAATTACGGAAGTTTGAGCTGCGTAGATGGGATTGTAGAGGCTGTCGTGGGGAAGCAGATGGAATCGTTGGAGATAATTTTGCTCTCATTGAATAAGACCCT GGAGGAGTTCCGCGGGATTGTTCTGTCACTCGAGAAGATTCTTCGGGACAGTAGGCAGCTCGTTAAAGCAGGCTCGGGTCAGCTGACAGTGAAGCAGTTGCAGCAGAGAATCGGTGTGAAGCCGACTTTACAGGATTGCTTAGATGGTTTAATGCTTCTCCGCGATATGCATCAGTCCGA GTATATTCTAAAATCATCGATTGTATCGGCACTTCCAACACTAATCTTGAGGCCGAG GGTTGGTGACCTAGGTGCCCTGCAGCAACTATTGATCGATCAACCTAACATCCCCAAGGAAGAAG TTGAATTCATCTACGACATCATATTCGCTGAAGATATCTGCTGA
- the LOC116215118 gene encoding U-box domain-containing protein 44-like: MSGSWDESYDHGSQSDDSYQFERLHMEPMYEAFICPLTKQVMLDPVTLENGQTFEREAIEKWFKECRESGRRLVCPLTLNELRSADLNPSIALRNTIEEWTARNETAQLDMAKRSLTLASPEGDILRALKSIQYICQKSRLNKHVVRNMGLLPMIIDMLKSGSPQVRCKALETLRISAEEDANIKETMAEGEIVRTIVKFLSHEQSKERADAVALLYELSKSELLSEKIGSVNGAILILVGMSSSNSENVLTVEMAEKTLENLESCKNNVRQMAENGRLQPLLTQLLEGSSETKLSMASYLGELALNNDVKVLVARSVGSSLISLMKSGNIQSREASLKALNQIACETSAKVLIDSGILPPLVKDLFMVGANQLPMRLKEVAATILANIVNSGIDFDSIPVGSDHQTLVSEDIIHSLLHLISNTGPAIECKLLQVLVGLTTSTSTVHSIVSAIKSSGATISLVQFIEAPQRDLRLASIKLLHNLSPHMDHELADALRGAVGQLGSLIKVVTENIVITEEQAAAAGLLAELPEMDLGLTRQMLDEGAFQQIISRIYQVHQGEARGIRFRTPYFEGLVRVLARVTSILSEEPASIELCRQNSLAALFIDLLELNGHDKVQMVSAMALENLSQESKNLTKLPELPPPGFCGIIFPCFSNQPVITGLCRLHHGTCSLRETFCLVEGQAVEKLVALLDHTNERVVEASLAALCTLLDDSVDIERGVSILCDAEGIRPILNVLLEKRTDNLMRRSVWAVERLLRSEDIALEVSGDPNVGTALVDAFQHGDYRTRQVAEHALKHVDKIPNFSGIFPNRG, translated from the exons ATGTCTGGAAGTTGGGATGAAAGTTACGACCATGGTAGCCAGTCTGATGATAGTTATCAATTTGAGAGACTCCATATGGAGCCCATGTACGAGGCATTCATATGCCCTTTAACGAAACAGGTTATGCTTGATCCTGTTACCTTAGAAAATGGTCAAACTTTTGAACGTGAGGCTATCGAGAAGTGGTTTAAGGAATGCAGAGAGAGTGGAAGGAGACTGGTTTGCCCATTGACGCTAAACGAGTTGAGAAGTGCCGATTTGAACCCAAGCATTGCCCTGCGGAACACCATTGAAGAATGGACTGCTAGGAACGAGACTGCCCAACTCGACATGGCTAAGAGGTCATTAACTTTGGCAAGTCCTGAAGGTGATATTCTGCGTGCATTGAAATCTATCCAGTATATATGTCAGAAGAGCCGGCTGAATAAGCATGTAGTGAGGAACATGGGGCTTCTGCCAATGATTATCGACATGCTAAAGAGCGGTAGCCCTCAAGTCAGATGCAAAGCTCTGGAAACACTTAGGATCTCAGCTGAAGAAGATGCCAATATTAAG GAAACAATGGCCGAGGGTGAAATTGTGCGGACCATTGTAAAGTTCTTGTCTCATGAACAATCGAAAGAGAGGGCGGATGCTGTTGCTCTACTTTATGAGCTGTCCAAATCTGAGCTCTTGTCTGAGAAGATTGGCTCCGTAAATGGTGCCATTCTCATCTTGGTGGGAATGTCTAGCAGTAACTCAGAGAATGTTTTGACTGTTGAGATGGCTGAGAAAACACTAGAAAATCTGGAGAGTTGTAAGAATAATGTGCGGCAGATGGCTGAAAATGGGCGACTGCAACCTCTTttgacacaactcctcgaag GATCATCAGAGACTAAACTGTCGATGGCTAGTTATCTTGGCGAACTTGCTTTGAACAATGACGTAAAAGTTCTTGTGGCCAGATCTGTGGGCTCGTCGCTGATcagcttaatgaaaagtggtAACATTCAGTCAAGAGAAGCCTCTCTAAAAGCCCTAAACCAGATTGCTTGTGAGACGAGTGCCAAGGTCTTGATAGACTCGGGGATTCTCCCTCCTCTTGTAAAGGACCTGTTCATGGTTGGAGCTAATCAACTCCCCATGCGATTGAAGGAGGTTGCCGCTACTATCCTTGCTAATATTGTCAACTCGGGCATTGACTTTGACTCTATACCAGTTGGGTCCGACCACCAGACCTTGGTCTCAGAAGACATAATCCACAGCCTGCTCCACCTGATTAGCAACACGGGCCCTGCAATCGAGTGCAAGCTCCTTCAGGTTCTTGTTGGGCTCACAACCTCTACCTCTACAGTTCATAGCATTGTTTCCGCCATTAAAAGCTCGGGTGCCACCATCAGTCTCGTTCAGTTTATTGAGGCTCCGCAGAGGGATCTGAGGTTAGCTTCCATAAAACTTCTCCATAACCTCTCCCCTCACATGGATCATGAATTAGCCGATGCTCTTCGTGGTGCCGTGGGCCAACTTGGGAGCCTAATTAAGGTCGTGACAGAGAATATAGTGATCACCGAGGAGCAAGCGGCAGCTGCTGGGCTTCTAGCAGAGCTTCCAGAGATGGATCTCGGCCTCACGAGGCAGATGCTCGATGAAGGAGCCTTCCAACAGATCATCTCAAGAATCTATCAAGTTCATCAAGGAGAGGCCCGTGGAATAAGGTTCAGGACTCCTTACTTTGAAGGGCTCGTGAGAGTCCTTGCAAGGGTTACCTCTATTCTCTCCGAAGAGCCTGCTTCCATTGAACTGTGCCGACAGAACAGCCTTGCTGCCCTCTTTATCGACCTCCTCGAGCTCAATGGGCACGACAAGGTACAGATGGTGTCTGCCATGGCACTAGAAAACTTGTCACAGGAATCGAAGAACTTGACAAAATTGCCTGAGTTACCGCCCCCGGGATTCTGCGGGATCATCTTCCCATGTTTCAGTAATCAGCCCGTGATAACTGGACTATGTAGGCTCCACCATGGGACATGTTCCTTAAGGGAAACATTCTGTCTCGTCGAGGGACAGGCCGTGGAGAAGCTAGTGGCCCTGCTAGACCACACAAATGAGAGAGTGGTTGAGGCTTCCCTCGCAGCTCTCTGTACATTGTTGGATGATTCGGTGGACATAGAACGAGGGGTTTCAATCCTGTGTGATGCAGAAGGGATAAGACCGATTCTCAATGTTCTGCTCGAGAAGAGGACCGATAACTTGATGAGGAGGTCCGTTTGGGCTGTGGAGAGGCTGCTGAGGAGTGAGGACATAGCCCTGGAAGTGTCTGGAGATCCAAACGTCGGCACAGCGTTGGTGGATGCCTTCCAGCATGGAGACTACAGAACCAGGCAGGTCGCAGAGCACGCCCTTAAGCATGTTGATAAGATACCAAACTTCTCTGGGATCTTCCCAAACAGGGGATAG
- the LOC116215119 gene encoding F-box/kelch-repeat protein At5g42350-like yields the protein MAEETYLRRDLEALSVSRRLVRSVSQKWRKKNRKSEDEEDKTTGVSMRCLTLYGRGGGCKVGADTGEEYGDPSSRRRSSASEEGKGGIGYVTACAPDEIGIGVDCFSYGVKERFWRRSNRRDVELEETISKMHVFLPDDILEMCLVRLPLTSLMNARLVCKKWRNLTSTPRFMQMRKEGLYQSPWLFLFGAVKDGYCSGEVHALDVSQDQWHKVEAEFLKGRFMFSVTSIMEDVYVVGGCSSLSNFGRLDRSSFKTHKGVFAFSPLTKSWRKMPSMKYARSVAILGACEVGPGSMLGGQGHQTRQDRRAPRTRLGGVSDVYEDPHRLSLRRQNRNTLDENELSSLSRKPNKFVRQKNEQSCLRGGFRRFVLIAVGGLGSWDEPLDSGEIYDSASNKWIEITQLPLDFGIACSGAVCNGIFYVYSENDRLAGYDIERGYWIQIQIGPFPPRVHEYYPKVVSCNRQLFMLSVSWCEGDGQIGRRNKAVRKLWELDLMYLKWKEVSVHPDAPMDWNASFVGDRNMIFGVEMFKIFGQLLDFITVWDASAAGPSWRHVSMNRMAQEVDASSCVTKTLVAVYL from the coding sequence ATGGCGGAAGAAACCTATTTGCGTCGAGATCTCGAGGCCCTGAGCGTATCGAGACGACTAGTGAGGAGTGTTAGTCAGaaatggaggaagaagaaccGCAAGAGTGAGGACGAAGAAGATAAGACTACAGGGGTTTCCATGAGATGCCTCACTCTGTATGGAAGAGGTGGGGGTTGTAAAGTGGGAGCCGACACGGGCGAGGAATACGGGGACCCAAGCAGCCGAAGAAGGTCAAGTGCTAGTGAAGAAGGCAAGGGAGGAATTGGATATGTGACAGCATGTGCGCCTGATGAGATTGGGATCGGGGTTGATTGCTTCTCCTATGGTGTGAAGGAGAGGTTTTGGAGGAGGAGTAACCGGAGGGATGTAGAACTCGAAGAAACAATTAGTAAGATGCATGTCTTTCTTCCTGATGATATTCTTGAGATGTGCTTGGTTAGACTTCCTTTGACGAGTTTAATGAACGCCCGCCTGGTGTGCAAGAAATGGAGGAACTTGACTTCAACCCCTAGGTTTATGCAGATGAGGAAGGAGGGGTTGTATCAGAGCCCATGGCTCTTCCTGTTTGGGGCGGTTAAAGATGGGTATTGCTCGGGTGAAGTTCATGCTCTAGATGTGTCGCAGGACCAATGGCATAAGGTTGAGGCTGAGTTTCTTAAGGGAAGGTTCATGTTCTCGGTCACCAGTATAATGGAGGATGTGTATGTCGTTGGGGGGTGTTCTAGCTTGTCTAATTTCGGGCGGCTCGATAGGAGCTCATTTAAGACTCACAAGGGAGTTTTTGCATTCAGCCCGCTAACTAAGTCCTGGAGGAAGATGCCTTCCATGAAGTATGCTAGATCAGTAGCGATACTCGGAGCATGTGAAGTCGGTCCGGGATCTATGTTGGGGGGACAGGGCCATCAAACCCGACAGGACAGAAGGGCCCCTCGAACCCGCCTTGGCGGGGTGTCTGATGTTTACGAGGATCCTCACAGGCTTTCATTGAGACGCCAAAACCGAAACACCCTCGACGAGAATGAGTTATCCTCATTGAGTAGAAAGCCAAACAAATTTGTCAGGCAAAAGAATGAGCAGTCGTGCCTAAGGGGAGGCTTTAGGAGGTTTGTGTTGATTGCAGTAGGCGGGCTTGGCTCATGGGACGAGCCCTTAGATTCAGGGGAAATTTATGATTCAGCCTCAAACAAGTGGATTGAAATTACACAGTTGCCCCTGGACTTTGGGATCGCCTGTTCTGGCGCTGTTTGCAATGGTATCTTTTATGTTTACTCGGAGAATGACCGGCTCGCAGGCTACGACATCGAGAGGGGATACTGGATCCAGATCCAAATAGGCCCATTCCCTCCGCGAGTCCATGAGTACTACCCCAAGGTCGTTTCCTGTAACAGACAGCTCTTCATGCTCTCAGTTTCTTGGTGTGAGGGCGATGGGCAGATCGGTCGAAGAAACAAGGCTGTGAGGAAGCTCTGGGAATTGGACCTCATGTATCTCAAATGGAAGGAGGTCTCAGTCCACCCTGATGCTCCAATGGACTGGAATGCCTCATTTGTTGGTGACCGAAATATGATTTTTGGGGTCGAGATGTTTAAGATATTTGGTCAGCTTTTGGACTTCATTACGGTGTGGGACGCATCGGCTGCAGGACCAAGCTGGCGCCATGTGTCGATGAATCGGATGGCCCAGGAAGTGGACGCATCATCATGTGTGACGAAGACTTTAGTTGCAGTGTATTTGTAA